A region from the Falco rusticolus isolate bFalRus1 chromosome 4, bFalRus1.pri, whole genome shotgun sequence genome encodes:
- the USE1 gene encoding vesicle transport protein USE1, which translates to MAATRLELNLMRLLSRCEALAAERRDREEWRLEKYVAALEDMLRELNKQASKPAPELLNEYSRKVDFLKGLLEAEKLSSSTEKALANQFLAPGRTPTTTKERTPATKTVHLQTKARCTGKMRSELLGTDPLTIDDYEDLNIRKRKGPASDEKQSAVELDAVLQHHQDMQEKLAEEMLSLARSLKNNTLAAQNVIKQDNQTLSHSLRMADQNFEKLKDESDRLEQHAKKSVNWLLWIMLIVVCFIFISMILFIRIFPKLK; encoded by the exons ATGGCGGCGACGCGGCTGGAGCTCAACCTGATGCGGCTTTTGAGCAGGTGCGAGGCGCTGGCGGCCGAGCGGCGGGACCGCGAGGAGTGGCGGCTGGAGAAG tatGTGGCCGCTCTGGAAGACATGCTCCGAGAGCTGAACAAGCAAGCCAG CAAGCCAGCCCCAGAACTGCTGAATGAATACTCTCGCAAAGTGGACTTCCTAAAGGGGCTTCTAGAGGCTGAAAAATTG TCTTCATCAACTGAAAAGGCTCTGGCCAATCAGTTCTTGGCCCCTGGACGTACCCCTACAACAACCAAAGAGAGAACCCCAGCTACTAAAACAGTTCATCTGCAGACAAAGGCTCGTTGCACAGGCAAGATGAGGAGTGAGCTGCTTGGTACA GACCCCTTGACTATCGATG atTATGAGGACTTAAACATAAGGAAGCGAAA AGGCCCTGCATCTGATGAGAAGCAGTCAGCCGTCGAGCTGGATGCTGTGTTACAGCACCATCAGGATATGCAGGAGAAGTTAGCTGAAGAAATGCTAAGTCTGGCTCGCAGTCTCAAAAACAACACTCTGGCTGCACAGAATGTGATAAAACAAGATAACCAG ACACTGTCGCATTCTCTCAGGATGGCAGACCAGAACTTTGAGAAGCTCAAGGATGAATCTGACCGCCTTGAACAGCATGCAAAGAAATCTGTCAACTGGCTTTTATGGATAATGTTAATTGTAGTTTGTTTTATATTCATCAGCATGATTCTTTTTATCAGGATTTTCCCCAAactaaaatga